A genome region from Rhodopseudomonas boonkerdii includes the following:
- a CDS encoding flagellar basal body-associated FliL family protein has translation MADDVENEGPGRGILQWMIALLVVSGLSAGAGTLASFYMLSAVERLADSKKEVVEKPVASAFNPNDRLRKISPVTTNLAAPPNTWIRMEASIVTDKLNEEEAYVLTSKVGEDIVAYLRTLTPSQIEGARGLQYLREDLNERAVTRSSGKVRELIIETLVVQ, from the coding sequence ATGGCCGATGACGTCGAGAATGAAGGGCCGGGCCGGGGCATCCTGCAATGGATGATCGCGCTGCTGGTGGTCTCCGGATTGTCAGCGGGCGCCGGAACGCTCGCCAGCTTCTACATGCTTTCGGCGGTGGAGCGCCTTGCTGACAGCAAGAAGGAAGTGGTCGAAAAACCGGTCGCGTCCGCCTTCAACCCCAATGACCGGTTACGCAAGATCTCGCCCGTCACGACGAATCTGGCGGCACCGCCGAATACCTGGATCAGGATGGAGGCCTCGATCGTTACCGACAAGCTCAACGAAGAAGAGGCTTATGTGCTGACCTCCAAGGTCGGCGAGGATATCGTCGCCTATCTGCGTACGCTCACGCCGAGCCAGATCGAAGGCGCGCGTGGCTTGCAGTATCTGCGCGAGGACCTGAATGAACGTGCGGTGACACGCTCCAGCGGCAAGGTACGCGAGTTGATCATCGAGACGCTGGTGGTGCAATGA